A window of the Ostrea edulis chromosome 1, xbOstEdul1.1, whole genome shotgun sequence genome harbors these coding sequences:
- the LOC125662450 gene encoding uncharacterized protein LOC125662450 → MDAMEWSVIEEFKDVFEGKILFSNTVLRMIKSSCNLTTTQKKKITIKNLVKKTLLGILRNQDGGFDILMDALAKEEKANGFHINKMKTRLQKKRGTQKRLKNTDHHNSSNVEEDGVYAELLTTVTGVPNNTNPEVESLKSITDKLKQLRNDMDPQNLKSHMSLKELHRETIKVREKVHKHMKKLKRESQEKDEEIKKLLDKIKELFAAQQHLENENSRLQNEKETLRLKRKEELLNIDADVHQPIVQTIITATNIIVN, encoded by the exons ATGGATGCAATGGAATGGAGTGTCATTGAGGAATTTAAAGATGTCTTTGAAGGGAAAATTCTTTTCTCAAATACTGTTTTGAGGATGATAAAATCTAGCTGCAATCTCACCACAAcgcaaaaaaagaaaattacg ATTAAGAATTTAGTAAAGAAAACTTTGTTGGGAATTCTTCGCAATCAAGATGgaggctttgatattttaatggATGCTCTCGCAAAAGAGGAAAAGGCAAACGGgtttcatattaacaaaatgaaaacacGTCTTCAAAAGAAGAGAGGGACTCAAAAAAGGCTTAAAAATACAGATCATCACAATTCCTCAAATGTAGAAGAAGATGGGGTCTATGCCGAGCTTTTGACAACAGTTACAGGTGTTCCTAACAATACAAATCCCGAAGTTGAAAGTTTAAAATCGATTACTGATAAACTTAAACAATTGAGAAATGACATGGATCCACAGAACCTTAAGAGTCATATGTCACTAAAGGAATTGCATCGTGAAACGATAAAAGTAAGAGAAAAGGTTCACAAACATATGAAAAAACTTAAACGCGAATCTCAAGAAAAAGACGAAGAAATTAAGAAACTTTTAGACAAAATCAAAGAACTATTTGCCGCTCAACAACACCTCGAAAATGAAAACAGTCGGCTTCAAAACGAAAAAGAGACACTTCGATTGAAGAGGAAAGAAGAGTTATTGAATATTGACGCCGATGTACATCAACCTATTGTGCAAACCATTATTACTGCGACCAATATTATTGTGAATTAA